In Corynebacterium nuruki S6-4, the following proteins share a genomic window:
- a CDS encoding purine-nucleoside phosphorylase → MADLSQAESAETPPAVLAEQAASALAQRTGRDAHDVAVVLGSGWRPAADVLCEGREVTEFPMADLPGFLPPTAEGHGGTVRSLELAGRRVLVLLGRTHGYEGHPLWRTVHAVRTAAAAGAGTVVLTNAAGGLTEGMSVGEPVLISDHLNMTMRSPLVGADFVNMVDAYSPRLRELVAGLRPGIREAVYAMMPGPQYETPAEIAMLGTLGAGLVGMSTVYETIAARAAGMEVLGISLVTNLAAGVTGEPLDHEEVLAAGKASAGEMGTLLRELVGAL, encoded by the coding sequence ATGGCTGACTTGTCACAGGCTGAATCTGCAGAGACCCCGCCGGCGGTGCTGGCGGAGCAGGCGGCGTCCGCACTGGCGCAACGCACCGGTCGGGACGCCCACGATGTCGCGGTGGTGCTCGGCTCGGGGTGGCGTCCCGCCGCCGACGTGCTGTGTGAGGGACGCGAGGTGACCGAGTTCCCGATGGCCGACCTCCCCGGTTTCCTCCCGCCCACCGCCGAGGGCCACGGCGGGACGGTGCGCAGCCTCGAGCTCGCCGGGCGCCGCGTCCTGGTGCTGCTGGGGCGCACCCACGGCTACGAGGGGCACCCGCTGTGGCGCACCGTCCACGCGGTGCGCACCGCCGCGGCCGCCGGGGCGGGCACGGTCGTGCTGACCAACGCCGCCGGCGGACTGACCGAGGGGATGAGTGTCGGCGAGCCGGTGCTCATCAGTGACCACCTCAACATGACGATGCGGTCCCCGCTGGTCGGCGCGGACTTCGTGAATATGGTGGACGCCTACTCGCCGCGGCTGCGCGAGCTGGTCGCCGGACTGCGCCCCGGGATCCGGGAGGCGGTCTACGCGATGATGCCCGGGCCGCAGTACGAGACTCCCGCGGAGATCGCCATGCTCGGCACCCTCGGTGCCGGGCTGGTGGGGATGTCGACGGTGTACGAGACGATCGCCGCGCGCGCCGCCGGGATGGAGGTCCTCGGGATCTCCCTGGTGACGAACCTGGCCGCCGGGGTGACCGGCGAACCGCTGGACCATGAGGAGGTGCTCGCCGCCGGGAAGGCCTCGGCCGGTGAGATGGGCACGCTGCTGCGGGAGCTGGTGGGTGCACTGTGA